Proteins encoded together in one Micromonospora auratinigra window:
- the metK gene encoding methionine adenosyltransferase: MLRSAVTRLFTSESVTEGHPDKIADQISDGILDALLAKDPHSRVAVETLITTGQVHVAGEVTTKAYADIPTIVRETILGIGYDSSKKGFDGASCGVSVSIGAQSPDIAQGVDNAFELRTGGSESALDAQGAGDQGMMFGFACSETPELMPLPIALAHRLARRLAAVRKDGTVPYLRPDGKTQVTIEYDGLRPVRLDTVVVSSQHAADISLESLLTPDVREHVITPELEGLGLDTDGYRLLVNPTGRFEIGGPMGDAGLTGRKIIVDTYGGYARHGGGAFSGKDPSKVDRSAAYAMRWVAKNVVAAGLAERCEAQVAYAIGKAHPVSLFIETFGTETVPVASIEKAVGEVFDLRPAAIIRDLNLLRPIYQQTAAYGHFGRELPDLTWESTDRAADLKSAAGA; this comes from the coding sequence ATGCTTAGGAGTGCCGTGACACGTCTCTTCACGTCCGAATCGGTCACGGAGGGCCACCCGGACAAGATCGCCGACCAGATCAGCGACGGCATTCTCGACGCCCTGCTCGCCAAGGACCCGCACAGCCGCGTCGCGGTCGAGACGCTGATCACCACCGGGCAGGTGCACGTCGCCGGCGAGGTCACCACCAAGGCGTACGCCGACATCCCGACCATCGTCCGGGAGACCATCCTCGGCATCGGGTACGACTCGTCGAAGAAGGGCTTCGACGGCGCCTCCTGCGGCGTCAGCGTCTCCATCGGCGCCCAGTCGCCGGACATCGCCCAGGGCGTGGACAACGCCTTCGAGCTGCGTACCGGCGGCTCGGAGAGCGCGCTGGACGCGCAGGGCGCCGGCGACCAGGGCATGATGTTCGGCTTCGCCTGCTCCGAGACGCCCGAGCTGATGCCGCTGCCGATCGCGCTGGCGCACCGGCTGGCCCGCCGCCTCGCCGCGGTGCGCAAGGACGGCACCGTCCCGTACCTGCGCCCCGACGGCAAGACCCAGGTCACCATCGAGTACGACGGGCTGCGCCCGGTCCGGCTCGACACGGTCGTGGTGTCCAGCCAGCACGCGGCCGACATCTCGCTCGAGTCGCTGCTCACCCCGGACGTGCGCGAGCACGTCATCACCCCCGAGCTGGAGGGCCTCGGCCTCGACACCGACGGCTACCGGCTGCTGGTCAACCCGACCGGGCGGTTCGAGATCGGCGGCCCGATGGGCGACGCCGGCCTCACCGGCCGGAAGATCATCGTGGACACCTACGGCGGCTACGCCCGGCACGGTGGCGGCGCGTTCTCCGGCAAGGACCCGTCGAAGGTCGACCGGTCCGCCGCGTACGCGATGCGCTGGGTGGCCAAGAACGTCGTCGCCGCCGGCCTCGCCGAGCGCTGCGAGGCGCAGGTCGCGTACGCGATCGGCAAGGCGCACCCGGTGAGCCTGTTCATCGAGACCTTCGGCACCGAGACCGTGCCGGTGGCCTCGATCGAGAAGGCCGTCGGCGAGGTCTTCGACCTGCGGCCCGCCGCGATCATCCGGGACCTCAACCTGCTCCGCCCGATCTACCAGCAGACCGCCGCGTACGGCCACTTCGGCCGCGAGCTGCCGGACCTGACCTGGGAGAGCACCGACCGGGCCGCCGACCTCAAGTCGGCCGCGGGAGCCTGA
- a CDS encoding primosomal protein N', giving the protein MDLPLPHLDRPFDYLVPAELDAQARPGVRVKVRFAGQLVDGWLLSRADESAHPKLAYLEKVVSPVPVLAPEVARLARAVADRYAGSLADVLRLAVPPRHARAEKDLLAAADPDATPAPDAAEPDPAGDVPVDPAEPDPAEPDLAEPDPAEPDPAGDGPADPAAPPAVAPRASSGAPPAGAVDPRGWRDYPAGPAFLRALTDGRPARAVWSALPGEDWAARYADAVAATVAGGRGALVVVADARDLDRLDAALTEVLGAGRHVCLSAALGPARRYRAFLTALRGEVPVVVGTRAAMFAPVDRLGLVAVWDDGDDLHAEPRAPYPHAREVLLTRAQLADTAALVGGYSRTAEAQLLVETRWAHEVSADRSTLRARVPAVAPTGDDPQLARDPGAASARLPSLAWSTARDALRADLPVLVQVPRRGYLPSVSCADCRTPARCPHCAGPLALPSAAGTPACRWCGRVAAAYACPECGGRRLRAAVVGARRTAEELGRAFPDVPVRTSGREEVLGAVPGGAGLVISTPGAEPVAEGGYGAVLLLDSWALLTRADLRAGEEALRRWLAAAALARPAAAGGRVVVVADGALAPVQALLRWDAAWFAARELAERRELGFPPAVRMASVTGPAEAVADLLAGARLPEEADVLGPVPAEEGRERMLVRVPRARAAALALALHAAAGTRTARKAADPVRLQVDPLSLF; this is encoded by the coding sequence GTGGATCTGCCCCTGCCCCACCTGGACCGCCCCTTCGACTACCTGGTCCCGGCCGAGCTGGACGCCCAGGCCCGCCCCGGGGTGCGGGTGAAGGTGCGCTTCGCCGGCCAGCTCGTCGACGGCTGGCTGCTGTCCCGCGCCGACGAGTCGGCCCACCCGAAGCTGGCGTACCTGGAGAAGGTCGTCTCGCCGGTCCCGGTGCTCGCGCCGGAGGTGGCCCGGCTGGCCCGCGCGGTCGCCGACCGGTACGCCGGCAGCCTCGCCGACGTGCTCCGGCTCGCCGTCCCGCCCCGGCACGCCCGGGCCGAGAAGGACCTCCTCGCCGCCGCCGACCCGGACGCCACCCCCGCCCCGGACGCGGCCGAGCCGGACCCGGCCGGGGACGTGCCCGTGGACCCGGCCGAGCCGGACCCGGCCGAGCCGGACCTGGCCGAGCCGGACCCGGCCGAGCCGGACCCGGCCGGGGACGGGCCCGCGGACCCGGCCGCGCCGCCCGCCGTCGCACCTCGCGCGAGCAGCGGCGCGCCGCCCGCCGGCGCGGTCGACCCGCGCGGCTGGCGGGACTATCCGGCCGGCCCGGCCTTCCTGCGCGCGCTCACCGACGGTCGCCCGGCCCGCGCGGTCTGGTCGGCGCTGCCCGGCGAGGACTGGGCGGCCCGGTACGCCGACGCGGTCGCCGCGACCGTCGCGGGCGGCCGGGGCGCGCTGGTCGTGGTGGCCGACGCCCGCGACCTGGACCGGCTCGACGCCGCCCTGACCGAGGTGCTCGGGGCGGGCCGGCACGTCTGCCTCTCCGCCGCGCTCGGGCCGGCCCGGCGTTACCGCGCCTTCCTCACCGCGCTGCGCGGCGAGGTGCCCGTGGTCGTCGGCACCCGCGCCGCGATGTTCGCCCCGGTCGACCGGCTCGGCCTGGTGGCCGTCTGGGACGACGGCGACGACCTGCACGCCGAGCCGCGCGCCCCGTACCCGCACGCCCGCGAGGTGCTGCTCACCCGGGCCCAGCTCGCCGACACGGCCGCCCTGGTCGGTGGCTACTCCCGTACCGCCGAGGCGCAGCTGCTGGTGGAGACCCGCTGGGCGCACGAGGTGAGCGCCGACCGCTCGACGCTGCGCGCCCGGGTGCCGGCCGTCGCGCCGACCGGGGACGACCCGCAGCTCGCCCGGGACCCCGGGGCCGCCTCCGCCCGGCTGCCCAGCCTGGCCTGGAGCACCGCCCGCGACGCGCTCCGCGCCGACCTGCCGGTGCTGGTCCAGGTGCCCCGCCGCGGCTACCTGCCCTCGGTCTCCTGCGCCGACTGCCGTACCCCGGCCCGCTGCCCGCACTGCGCCGGTCCGCTCGCCCTGCCCTCGGCCGCCGGGACGCCGGCCTGCCGCTGGTGCGGGCGGGTGGCCGCCGCGTACGCCTGCCCGGAGTGCGGGGGACGACGGCTGCGGGCCGCGGTGGTCGGTGCCCGGCGCACCGCCGAGGAGCTGGGGCGGGCCTTCCCCGACGTGCCGGTGCGCACGTCCGGGCGGGAGGAGGTGCTGGGCGCGGTCCCCGGCGGCGCCGGCCTGGTGATCTCCACCCCGGGCGCGGAGCCGGTCGCCGAGGGCGGGTACGGGGCGGTGCTGCTGCTCGACTCCTGGGCCCTGCTCACCCGGGCCGACCTGCGGGCCGGGGAGGAGGCGCTGCGGCGCTGGCTGGCCGCGGCGGCGCTGGCCCGCCCGGCGGCGGCCGGGGGACGGGTGGTGGTGGTCGCGGACGGCGCCCTCGCCCCGGTGCAGGCGCTGCTGCGCTGGGACGCGGCCTGGTTCGCCGCCCGGGAGCTGGCCGAGCGGCGCGAGCTGGGCTTCCCGCCGGCGGTCCGGATGGCCAGCGTCACCGGCCCGGCGGAGGCGGTGGCGGACCTGCTGGCCGGCGCGCGGCTGCCCGAGGAGGCCGACGTGCTGGGGCCGGTGCCGGCCGAGGAGGGTCGGGAACGGATGCTGGTGCGGGTGCCCCGGGCCCGGGCGGCCGCGCTGGCCCTGGCGCTGCACGCCGCGGCCGGTACGCGTACCGCCCGCAAGGCCGCCGACCCGGTACGGCTCCAGGTCGACCCGCTCAGCCTGTTCTGA
- a CDS encoding AAA family ATPase has translation MTVRQSIVFNGDLGSGKSTVSVVIAQRLGLRRVSVGDLYRQMAEERQMTALQLNLHAELDQAVDGYVDQLQRDIAASGESLVMDSRLAWHFFTDALKVHMITEPTEAARRVLARPSGPAESYSSIEEAKAKLRERSESERNRFIVRYGVDKARLRNYDLICDTTRATPEQVIQHVIDVFEGRLGGDVLRDAPPLLLLDPARVYPTEDIATLRGLWDSEFVGDVAEAGDEALEPLTIGYTGEYYFVVDGHRRLSAALQNGFPLVPARLVAEVDEPVVGGMSAVDYFAAQVDPSLIHDWAAAHGITLPLPEHALLNTGPVLAGDPGPAA, from the coding sequence GTGACCGTTCGTCAGTCGATCGTCTTCAACGGTGACCTCGGCAGCGGCAAGAGCACCGTCTCCGTCGTGATCGCCCAACGGCTCGGCCTGCGTCGGGTCAGCGTCGGTGACCTCTACCGGCAGATGGCCGAGGAGCGGCAGATGACCGCCCTCCAGCTCAACCTGCACGCCGAGCTGGACCAGGCCGTCGACGGCTACGTCGACCAGCTCCAGCGGGACATCGCCGCCTCCGGCGAGAGCCTGGTGATGGACTCCCGGCTGGCCTGGCACTTCTTCACCGACGCGCTCAAGGTGCACATGATCACCGAGCCGACCGAGGCGGCCCGCCGGGTGCTGGCCCGCCCGTCCGGCCCGGCCGAGAGCTACTCCTCGATCGAGGAGGCGAAGGCCAAGCTCCGCGAGCGCAGCGAGAGCGAGCGCAACCGGTTCATCGTGCGCTACGGCGTCGACAAGGCCCGGCTGCGCAACTACGACCTGATCTGCGACACCACCCGGGCCACCCCGGAGCAGGTGATCCAGCACGTCATCGACGTGTTCGAGGGGCGGCTCGGCGGCGACGTGCTGCGCGACGCCCCGCCGCTGCTGCTGCTCGACCCGGCCCGCGTCTACCCGACCGAGGACATCGCCACCCTGCGCGGGCTCTGGGACTCGGAGTTCGTCGGTGACGTGGCCGAGGCCGGCGACGAGGCGCTGGAGCCGCTGACCATCGGCTACACCGGCGAGTACTACTTCGTGGTCGACGGGCACCGCCGGCTCAGCGCCGCCCTGCAGAACGGGTTCCCGCTGGTGCCGGCCCGGCTGGTGGCCGAGGTGGACGAGCCGGTGGTGGGCGGGATGAGCGCGGTCGACTACTTCGCCGCCCAGGTCGACCCGAGCCTGATCCACGACTGGGCCGCCGCGCACGGCATCACCCTCCCGCTGCCCGAGCACGCCCTGCTCAACACGGGTCCGGTCCTCGCCGGCGACCCCGGCCCCGCCGCCTGA
- a CDS encoding cytochrome P450: MSPAGRLDPYPTYERLRAYGPVVQAGPVFSVVTGYPEADAILRDARFGVMDDDLRDQFLPGWRESPAVLSISRSMLRTNPPDHSRMRRLAAGAFTPRRIAAMRDVVVAQADELIDGMLARGRDGAAVDFMAEFAYPLPVGVICALLGVPAADRPLFRRWATDLTGVLEPEITPEELAVADRGATELRGYFTELVAARRRAPADDLTTALVQAHDGGERLSGDELLANLIVLLVAGFETTTNLLGNGLVVLLAHPREAAHLAGHPEFAAGYVDELLRYDSPVQLTSRMSTEPARYGGVDMPAGTWLIVMLGAANRDPRRYPEPQRFDPWRPQIHPLSFGAGPHYCLGAGLARLEAQVAFPLLLRRLPGLALAGAPERRVRLTLRGYATLPVTVAGSPVTRRGTPAGAAGATP; encoded by the coding sequence ATGTCGCCCGCCGGGCGGTTGGACCCCTACCCGACGTACGAGCGGCTGCGCGCGTACGGGCCGGTGGTCCAGGCCGGTCCGGTCTTCTCCGTGGTCACCGGCTATCCGGAGGCCGACGCGATCCTGCGCGACGCCCGGTTCGGGGTGATGGACGACGACCTGCGCGACCAGTTCCTGCCCGGCTGGCGGGAGAGCCCGGCGGTGCTGTCGATCTCCCGGTCGATGCTGCGCACCAATCCGCCCGACCACAGCCGGATGCGCCGGCTCGCGGCCGGGGCGTTCACCCCGCGCCGGATCGCCGCCATGCGGGACGTGGTCGTCGCCCAGGCCGACGAGTTGATCGACGGGATGCTGGCGCGCGGTCGGGACGGGGCGGCCGTCGACTTCATGGCCGAGTTCGCGTACCCGCTGCCGGTCGGGGTGATCTGCGCGCTGCTCGGCGTCCCGGCGGCCGACCGGCCGCTCTTCCGGCGCTGGGCCACCGACCTCACCGGCGTCCTCGAACCGGAGATCACCCCCGAGGAGCTGGCGGTGGCCGACCGGGGCGCCACCGAGCTGCGGGGCTACTTCACCGAGCTGGTGGCGGCCCGGCGCCGCGCCCCCGCCGACGACCTCACCACCGCCCTGGTGCAGGCCCACGACGGGGGCGAGCGGCTCTCCGGCGACGAGTTGCTGGCCAACCTGATCGTGCTGCTGGTGGCCGGCTTCGAGACCACCACCAACCTGCTCGGCAACGGGCTGGTGGTGCTGTTGGCGCACCCGCGCGAGGCCGCGCACCTCGCCGGGCACCCGGAGTTCGCCGCGGGCTACGTCGACGAGCTGCTCCGGTACGACTCGCCGGTGCAGCTCACCTCCCGGATGAGCACCGAACCGGCCCGCTACGGCGGGGTGGACATGCCGGCCGGCACCTGGCTGATCGTCATGCTCGGCGCGGCGAACCGGGATCCCCGCCGCTACCCGGAGCCGCAGCGCTTCGACCCGTGGCGGCCCCAGATCCACCCGCTCTCCTTCGGCGCCGGGCCGCACTACTGCCTCGGGGCCGGGCTGGCCCGGCTGGAGGCGCAGGTGGCCTTCCCGCTGCTGCTGCGCCGGCTGCCGGGGCTCGCCCTGGCCGGCGCGCCCGAGCGTCGGGTCCGGCTGACCCTGCGCGGGTACGCCACCCTCCCGGTCACCGTCGCAGGGTCCCCGGTCACCCGTCGCGGTACGCCGGCCGGAGCGGCCGGGGCGACTCCGTAG
- the def gene encoding peptide deformylase encodes MTVQPIRLFGDPVLRTPADPVVDFDAELRRLIADLTDTMREQSGAGLAAPQLGVGLRVFTFDVDDVLGHLVNPVLEFPDEEEQDGPEGCLSIPGLYFDTKRRQNVVAKGFNGFGDPVQIVGTGLMARCVQHETDHLDGVLFVDRLDPAGRKAAMKAIRQADWYDAATPPTVKLSPHAAGNPFGLGR; translated from the coding sequence GTGACCGTCCAGCCCATCCGTCTGTTCGGGGATCCGGTGCTGCGCACGCCGGCCGACCCGGTCGTCGACTTCGACGCCGAGCTGCGCAGGCTGATCGCCGACCTGACCGACACGATGCGCGAGCAGAGCGGCGCCGGCCTGGCCGCCCCGCAGCTCGGGGTGGGCCTGCGGGTGTTCACCTTCGACGTCGACGACGTGCTCGGGCACCTGGTCAACCCGGTGCTGGAGTTCCCCGACGAGGAGGAGCAGGACGGCCCGGAGGGCTGCCTCTCCATCCCCGGGCTCTACTTCGACACCAAGCGTCGGCAGAACGTGGTGGCGAAGGGCTTCAACGGCTTCGGCGACCCGGTGCAGATCGTCGGCACCGGCCTGATGGCCCGCTGCGTCCAGCACGAGACCGACCACCTCGACGGGGTGCTCTTCGTCGACCGGCTCGACCCGGCCGGCCGCAAGGCCGCCATGAAGGCGATCCGTCAGGCCGACTGGTACGACGCGGCCACCCCGCCGACGGTCAAGCTGAGCCCGCACGCGGCCGGCAACCCGTTCGGGCTGGGGCGGTGA
- the fmt gene encoding methionyl-tRNA formyltransferase, whose product MRLIFAGTPAVAVPALDAIAASGHELLAVVTRPDAPAGRGRGLVRSPAGAWADAHGVEVLTPARPREPEFLDRLRELAPDCVPVVAYGALVPPVALEIPRHGWINLHFSLLPAWRGAAPVQHAVLHGDELTGASVFQLEQGLDTGPVYGTVTDEIRPTDTSGDLLERLAHSGAGLLVAVLDAIGAGTARAEPQPADGVSLAPKLTVEDARVRWSDPAFAVDRRVRACTPAPGPWTTFRDDRVKLGPVTPVANGPELKPGELLVEKSRVLVGTATVPVRLGEVRAAGKKAMSASDWARGVRVAAGEVLA is encoded by the coding sequence GTGCGTCTGATCTTCGCCGGCACGCCGGCCGTCGCGGTACCCGCCCTGGACGCCATCGCCGCCTCCGGCCACGAGCTGCTGGCCGTGGTGACCCGGCCGGACGCGCCCGCCGGGCGGGGGCGGGGTCTGGTCCGCTCGCCCGCCGGGGCCTGGGCCGACGCGCACGGCGTCGAGGTGCTCACCCCGGCCCGGCCGCGCGAGCCGGAGTTCCTGGACCGCCTGCGCGAGCTGGCCCCGGACTGCGTGCCGGTGGTCGCGTACGGCGCGCTGGTGCCGCCGGTGGCCCTGGAGATCCCCCGGCACGGCTGGATCAACCTGCACTTCTCGCTGCTGCCCGCCTGGCGCGGCGCGGCACCGGTGCAGCACGCGGTGCTGCACGGCGACGAGCTGACCGGGGCCAGCGTCTTCCAGCTGGAGCAAGGGCTCGACACCGGCCCGGTGTACGGCACGGTGACCGACGAGATCCGCCCCACCGACACCTCCGGCGACCTGCTGGAGCGGCTCGCGCACTCCGGCGCGGGGCTGCTGGTGGCGGTCCTCGACGCGATCGGGGCCGGCACCGCCCGGGCGGAGCCGCAGCCCGCCGACGGCGTGTCGCTGGCGCCGAAGCTGACGGTGGAGGACGCCCGGGTCCGCTGGAGCGACCCGGCGTTCGCGGTCGACCGGCGGGTGCGCGCGTGCACGCCGGCTCCCGGCCCGTGGACCACCTTCCGCGACGACCGGGTCAAGCTCGGCCCGGTCACCCCGGTGGCGAACGGCCCGGAGCTGAAGCCCGGTGAGCTGCTGGTGGAGAAGTCCCGGGTGCTCGTCGGCACGGCGACCGTGCCGGTGCGGCTCGGTGAGGTGCGGGCGGCCGGCAAGAAGGCGATGTCGGCGAGCGACTGGGCGCGCGGCGTCCGGGTCGCGGCCGGCGAGGTGCTGGCGTGA
- a CDS encoding RsmB/NOP family class I SAM-dependent RNA methyltransferase: MPRDGRFGARRPVRPAVDLPRHVAYQAIAAVHRDDAYANLVLPAMLREEGLTGRDAAFATELTYGTLRHTGTLDAIITDAAGRDVARIDPPVRDALRIGAYQLLHTRVPAHAAVSSTVDLVRSVGPGATGFANAVLREITTRDHDGWVEKLAPAAGTDPIGHLSLAYSHPQWIVRAFAEALGGDLGETERLLIEDNERPPVHLCARPGLADPVELADEVGGAPGAFSPYAVYLSGGAPGDLRAVAEGRAHVQDEGSQLVANALAAAPLDGPDGRWLDLCAGPGGKAGLLGALAAQRGARLTAVEVAEHRARLVEQATRGLPVSVLATDGRSVGADPKLPEGHFDRVLVDAPCTGLGSLRRRPESRWRRQPADLPPLTRLQRELLTAALRAVRPGGLVAYVTCSPHTVETHVTVTEAARRCGLPVDFVDARTLLPAGMPGLGDGPTVQLWPHRHGTDAMFLAVLRRG; this comes from the coding sequence GTGCCCCGGGACGGGCGCTTCGGCGCGCGCCGGCCGGTACGGCCCGCCGTCGACCTGCCCCGGCACGTGGCGTACCAGGCGATCGCCGCGGTGCACCGGGACGACGCGTACGCCAACCTGGTGCTGCCGGCGATGCTGCGCGAGGAGGGGCTGACCGGCCGGGACGCCGCCTTCGCCACCGAGCTGACCTACGGCACGCTGCGGCACACCGGCACCCTGGACGCGATCATCACGGACGCGGCCGGCCGGGACGTGGCCCGGATCGACCCGCCGGTGCGCGACGCGCTGCGGATCGGGGCGTACCAGCTGCTGCACACCCGGGTGCCGGCGCACGCCGCGGTCTCCTCGACCGTCGACCTGGTCCGCTCGGTGGGACCGGGCGCGACCGGGTTCGCCAACGCGGTGCTGCGCGAGATCACCACCCGGGACCACGACGGCTGGGTCGAGAAGCTGGCTCCGGCGGCCGGCACCGACCCGATCGGCCACCTGTCGCTGGCGTACAGCCACCCGCAGTGGATCGTGCGGGCGTTCGCCGAGGCGCTCGGTGGCGACCTGGGCGAGACCGAGCGGCTGCTCATCGAGGACAACGAGCGGCCGCCGGTGCACCTGTGCGCCCGTCCCGGCCTGGCCGATCCGGTGGAGCTGGCCGACGAGGTCGGTGGCGCCCCGGGTGCCTTCTCGCCGTACGCGGTCTACCTGTCCGGGGGCGCGCCCGGTGACCTGCGGGCGGTCGCCGAGGGTCGGGCCCACGTCCAGGACGAGGGCTCCCAGTTGGTGGCGAACGCGCTGGCCGCCGCGCCGCTGGACGGGCCGGACGGGCGCTGGCTCGACCTGTGCGCCGGTCCCGGCGGCAAGGCGGGCCTGCTCGGTGCGCTGGCCGCGCAGCGCGGGGCCCGGCTGACCGCGGTCGAGGTCGCCGAGCACCGGGCCCGGCTGGTCGAGCAGGCCACCCGGGGGCTGCCGGTGAGCGTGCTGGCGACCGACGGGCGCAGCGTCGGCGCCGACCCGAAGCTGCCGGAGGGGCACTTCGACCGGGTGCTGGTCGACGCCCCCTGCACCGGGCTGGGATCGTTGCGCCGCCGCCCGGAGTCGCGCTGGCGGCGTCAGCCGGCCGACCTGCCCCCGCTGACCCGGTTGCAGCGCGAACTGCTCACCGCGGCGCTGCGGGCCGTCCGCCCGGGTGGCCTGGTCGCCTACGTCACCTGCTCCCCGCACACGGTGGAGACGCACGTGACGGTGACCGAGGCGGCGCGCCGCTGCGGCCTGCCGGTCGACTTCGTCGACGCCCGTACGCTGCTGCCGGCCGGGATGCCGGGGCTGGGTGACGGGCCGACGGTGCAGCTCTGGCCGCACCGGCACGGCACCGACGCGATGTTCCTGGCGGTGCTGCGCCGGGGCTGA
- a CDS encoding M28 family metallopeptidase: protein MRRSTSSAGLALALFVALTATAAGSAASAAPVSTAAPTLVAAAPDVSVTNVQAHLTQLNTIATNNGGTRRAGSAGYTASVAYVKGKLQAAGYTVSEQTCTTCTYPGSNLIAEWPQGPADQVVMFGAHLDSVSAGPGINDNGSGSATLLENALVLAAQNPSMTKRVRFAWWNGEEQGLQGSKYYVSQLSATQKGYIKGYYNFDMVGSPNGGYFINRVTSTTAAPLKAYWDSLGLQPEENVEGQGRSDDYSFANAGIQTSGYAAGASATKTSAQASKWGGTAGAAYDSCYHRSCDTTSNINTTVLNRSADGVAYAIWQLAVGGTSTNDFSVAVSPTSGSVAQGGSTTATVSTTTTSGAAQTVSLSASGVPSGVTVGFSPSSVTSGGSATMTVSASSTAATGTFTITVTGTGAVTRTASYSLTVTGTGGGCTGGQLIGNSSFESGTAPWTASSGVITNSTSQAARTGSYKAWLDGYGSSHTDTLSQSVSLPAGCSSYTLAFWLHVDTAETTTSTAYDKLTVQAGSTTLATYSNLNAATGYTQRTLNLAAYAGQTVTLKWTGVEDASLQTSFVIDDVTLQVG from the coding sequence ATGAGACGCAGCACGTCGAGCGCGGGCCTCGCCCTCGCCCTGTTCGTCGCCCTGACGGCCACCGCGGCCGGCAGCGCCGCCTCCGCCGCCCCGGTCAGCACCGCCGCCCCCACGCTCGTCGCCGCCGCGCCGGACGTCTCCGTGACGAACGTCCAGGCCCACCTCACCCAGCTCAACACCATCGCCACCAACAACGGCGGCACCCGGCGGGCCGGCTCGGCCGGCTACACCGCCTCGGTGGCGTACGTGAAGGGCAAGCTCCAGGCGGCCGGCTACACGGTCAGCGAGCAGACCTGCACCACCTGCACCTACCCGGGCAGCAACCTGATCGCCGAGTGGCCGCAGGGCCCCGCCGACCAGGTCGTGATGTTCGGCGCCCACCTGGACAGCGTCTCCGCCGGCCCGGGCATCAACGACAACGGCTCCGGCTCGGCGACCCTGCTGGAGAACGCCCTGGTGCTGGCGGCGCAGAACCCGTCGATGACCAAGCGGGTCCGGTTCGCCTGGTGGAACGGCGAGGAGCAGGGCCTGCAGGGTTCCAAGTACTACGTGAGCCAGCTCAGCGCCACCCAGAAGGGCTACATCAAGGGCTACTACAACTTCGACATGGTGGGCTCGCCCAACGGCGGCTACTTCATCAACCGGGTCACCTCCACCACGGCCGCGCCGCTGAAGGCGTACTGGGACTCGCTCGGGCTCCAGCCCGAGGAGAACGTCGAGGGCCAGGGCCGCTCGGACGACTACTCGTTCGCCAACGCCGGCATCCAGACCTCCGGGTACGCCGCCGGCGCCAGCGCCACCAAGACCTCGGCCCAGGCCAGCAAGTGGGGCGGCACCGCCGGCGCGGCGTACGACTCCTGCTACCACCGCTCCTGCGACACCACCAGCAACATCAACACCACCGTGCTCAACCGCAGCGCCGACGGCGTCGCGTACGCCATCTGGCAGCTCGCGGTCGGCGGCACCTCCACCAACGACTTCTCCGTCGCGGTCAGCCCGACCTCCGGCAGCGTGGCCCAGGGCGGCTCCACCACGGCGACCGTCAGCACCACGACCACCAGCGGCGCCGCCCAGACGGTGAGCCTGTCGGCGTCGGGCGTGCCGAGCGGGGTGACGGTCGGCTTCAGCCCCTCCTCGGTCACCTCGGGCGGCTCGGCCACCATGACGGTCAGCGCCTCCTCGACCGCCGCGACCGGCACGTTCACCATCACGGTCACCGGCACCGGCGCGGTCACCCGCACCGCCAGCTACAGCCTCACCGTCACCGGCACGGGCGGCGGCTGCACCGGCGGCCAGCTGATCGGCAACAGCAGCTTCGAGTCGGGCACCGCGCCGTGGACCGCCAGCTCCGGCGTGATCACCAACTCGACCAGCCAGGCGGCCCGGACCGGCTCGTACAAGGCGTGGCTGGACGGGTACGGCAGCTCGCACACCGACACGCTGTCCCAGTCGGTGAGCCTGCCCGCCGGCTGCTCCAGCTACACGCTGGCCTTCTGGCTGCACGTCGACACCGCGGAGACCACCACGTCGACCGCGTACGACAAGCTGACCGTGCAGGCGGGCAGCACCACGCTGGCGACGTACTCGAACCTCAACGCCGCCACCGGCTACACCCAGCGCACCCTCAACCTCGCCGCGTACGCGGGGCAGACGGTGACGCTGAAGTGGACCGGCGTCGAGGACGCGTCGCTGCAGACCAGCTTCGTCATCGACGACGTGACGCTCCAGGTCGGCTGA